From a region of the Dickeya poaceiphila genome:
- the fabB gene encoding beta-ketoacyl-ACP synthase I, translated as MKRAVITGLGILSSIGNNKEEVLASLREGRSGITFSQELKDSGMRSHVWGNVKLDTAGLIERKIVRFMSDASIYAYLCMEEAVKDSGLAEETYQNNPRVGLIVGSGGGSPRFQVFGADAMRSPRGLKAVGPYVVTKAMASGVSACLATPFKIHGVNYSISSACATSAHCIGNAVEQIQMGKQDIVFAGGGEELCWELACEFDAMGALSTKYNETPERASRTYDADRDGFVIAGGGGIVVVEELEHALARGAHIYAEVVGYGATSDGADMVAPSGEGAVRCMKLALQDVDTPVDYINTHGTSTPVGDVKELWAIRQVFGDNVPPLSSTKAMTGHSLGAAGVQEAIYSLLMLEHGFIAPSINVETLDEQAQGMNVVTAPTERNLTTVMSNGFGFGGTNAVLVMRKYAQ; from the coding sequence ATGAAACGTGCGGTGATTACGGGTCTGGGGATTCTGTCTAGTATCGGTAATAACAAAGAAGAAGTGCTGGCATCCCTGCGTGAAGGCCGCTCTGGCATCACGTTCTCCCAGGAGTTGAAAGATTCCGGTATGCGCAGCCACGTATGGGGTAATGTTAAGCTGGATACGGCAGGCCTGATCGAACGTAAGATTGTGCGTTTTATGAGTGATGCCTCCATTTACGCATACCTGTGTATGGAAGAGGCGGTTAAGGATTCCGGGCTGGCGGAAGAAACGTATCAGAACAATCCGCGGGTCGGGTTGATCGTCGGTTCCGGCGGTGGTTCCCCGCGTTTCCAGGTATTTGGCGCTGATGCCATGCGCAGCCCGCGCGGCCTGAAAGCCGTTGGCCCTTATGTGGTAACCAAGGCGATGGCCTCCGGTGTGTCTGCCTGTCTGGCGACGCCGTTCAAAATCCATGGCGTGAACTACTCCATTAGTTCGGCCTGTGCCACGTCTGCACACTGCATCGGCAACGCAGTTGAGCAGATTCAAATGGGTAAACAGGATATCGTGTTTGCCGGCGGCGGCGAAGAGCTGTGCTGGGAACTGGCGTGTGAGTTTGACGCCATGGGCGCGCTGTCTACTAAATACAACGAAACGCCGGAACGCGCTTCTCGTACCTATGATGCTGATCGTGACGGTTTCGTTATCGCCGGCGGCGGTGGCATTGTAGTGGTGGAAGAACTGGAGCACGCGCTGGCGCGTGGGGCGCACATCTATGCTGAAGTGGTGGGCTACGGTGCGACGTCTGATGGCGCCGACATGGTTGCGCCGTCAGGCGAAGGTGCCGTGCGCTGCATGAAGCTGGCGTTGCAGGATGTTGACACGCCGGTAGATTATATCAATACCCACGGCACCTCGACGCCGGTGGGTGACGTGAAAGAACTGTGGGCGATCCGCCAGGTGTTCGGTGACAATGTTCCGCCGCTCTCTTCTACCAAAGCAATGACAGGTCACTCACTGGGTGCGGCGGGCGTGCAGGAAGCCATTTATTCGCTGCTGATGCTGGAGCACGGCTTCATTGCACCAAGCATCAACGTTGAAACGCTGGACGAGCAGGCGCAGGGTATGAACGTGGTTACTGCACCGACTGAACGTAACCTGACGACTGTTATGTCTAACGGTTTTGGATTCGGCGGCACCAATGCCGTGCTGGTAATGCGCAAATACGCACAGTAA
- the flk gene encoding flagella biosynthesis regulator Flk, which produces MQPISNSGNVPLPGEKTLETALSKNAASQTDDLPLTLAQRTTLEKLVTQISTLSGASPAEIWATARAELGNKNNAELLASQFPAAEQSLQNRLITVQGSQDTRQLLQQLTSLLSQGNNRQAVSDFIRQQFGHTVLSSLTPSQLKLVVTLLQNGQLPQATTLLSTGGNTTALPFGNTTNGQALPFPQTPTAATIPSPLPKTSQQLAAMLQAGVVPGNPSAITLPDRALLPAEHNQLNQLVAKLVALSGESPGKVWHTLMNMQGLKTGDPIPAKNFQVLSQFLNTQSVLLQQHTPPTLHTLQAALKQPLDQQEQQLLQDFTRNTLNMTPQTPLTPSQISDVVTFLYRRRLQQIQGASTTPLQPFIHPLIIALPQEWRSLVNKPIGLVLVTILVVALLMWVVL; this is translated from the coding sequence ATGCAACCGATCAGTAACTCCGGTAATGTTCCTCTGCCGGGAGAAAAAACGTTGGAAACCGCGTTGTCGAAAAACGCGGCATCCCAGACGGACGATTTACCGCTGACGCTGGCGCAACGCACTACGCTGGAAAAACTGGTGACGCAGATCTCCACCCTGAGCGGTGCCAGCCCAGCGGAAATTTGGGCAACCGCGCGGGCGGAACTGGGTAACAAAAATAACGCGGAACTGCTCGCCAGCCAGTTTCCCGCCGCCGAGCAGAGTTTGCAGAACCGGCTGATCACCGTACAGGGTTCACAGGATACGCGTCAGCTGCTGCAACAACTGACCAGCCTGCTGTCGCAAGGAAATAACCGCCAGGCCGTCAGTGATTTCATCCGTCAGCAGTTTGGTCATACCGTGCTGAGTTCGCTGACACCTTCGCAACTGAAACTGGTGGTGACGCTGCTGCAAAACGGCCAGTTGCCGCAGGCCACTACGCTACTGTCCACAGGCGGAAATACGACTGCACTGCCGTTTGGCAATACCACCAACGGGCAGGCACTTCCGTTTCCCCAAACCCCTACCGCCGCCACGATTCCCTCACCACTGCCGAAAACATCTCAGCAACTGGCGGCCATGTTGCAGGCAGGCGTCGTACCGGGTAATCCGTCAGCGATCACGCTGCCAGACCGTGCCTTGCTGCCCGCAGAACACAACCAGCTCAACCAGTTAGTCGCAAAACTGGTGGCGCTAAGCGGTGAATCACCGGGTAAAGTCTGGCACACGCTGATGAACATGCAGGGATTGAAAACCGGCGATCCGATTCCGGCGAAGAACTTTCAGGTGTTAAGCCAGTTTCTCAATACCCAAAGCGTGCTGTTACAGCAACATACCCCACCCACGTTGCATACGCTGCAGGCAGCGCTGAAACAACCGCTCGACCAACAGGAACAGCAACTGTTACAGGATTTCACCCGCAACACCCTGAATATGACACCGCAAACGCCGCTTACCCCTTCGCAAATCAGTGATGTGGTAACGTTCTTGTACCGCCGGCGACTCCAGCAGATACAGGGCGCTTCCACTACACCACTACAACCGTTTATCCACCCGTTAATCATAGCCTTGCCGCAGGAGTGGCGGTCACTGGTCAATAAACCTATCGGGCTGGTGCTGGTGACAATACTGGTGGTAGCGCTGTTGATGTGGGTAGTGTTGTAA